The sequence gtgtgtgtatgtgtgttagtcactcagtcatgtctgactctttgcaaccccataaacccgagcctgccagaatcctctgtccatgggattctccaggcaagaatactggagtgggttgccatgcccttctcctggggatcttcccaatccagggatcgatcctgggtctccctgttgcaagcagattcttaaccatctgagccaccagtgaagccctagaTAATACTGGTGGTTAAAGAACTAGCTTTTTCAAGAATTACGTTGGTAACTTTATCATTACACTCTGCTTTTGACAAGAATTTAATGAGACTATagtactggaaggaaaaaaaatcagcaaagaaaCAAACTAGGAATGAAATAACATACTATTTGTGCTATCACGCAAGTAAATAAAATGTCAAGTATCAAATCCATGAAAAAAACTGTACATTTGCAATGGAATTTGGAAATTTCAAACTAATAAACATCACTTCCAGACACAAGTTAATTCTTTCATGAATGGACATTATCTTCAAAAAGAGAATGGAAGTCACATTTTATAACAATGTTCAGATAAAACCGCAGTTTAACTTCTTAAAGGTAGtgaaaatttttaactttatttataatgaatctgaaaaataatcagGCAATTTTTGCatcaaactatttttttaaggttCTTTAGAATAAGCTTTTTCTTCAAATCCCCCATTATTCAATCTTACATTCTGAATTACATAAGTAGAATTTTAACTTCACATAAACTAAGTATTTTTTGAAGATTTCATTAAGAAACTAGTTGCTCTAAGAGGATACTGAAATTAACAGATTATCTAAAAGACAGTAATTTATACTATatttaggaacagatttttatAACTCAAAAATATTCAGAACCCATCACAATGAGATCAAACTCCAAATATGGTTTTTACTCAGATTTACCTATAAAGTTGGGTGTTTGGATTCAAATAACTATGACTACAAATCAACTGAAAAATAGTGATTTGTTAGATATCTTTACAATTTTccttacagaaaaatccaaaatatTCAGGCAACTGGCCTaggtcttaaagaaaaaaatctgatacATATTGCCTTAATAAATCTGTACAAGAATGGCTTAAAGAAACATGTTTGTGTacattattaataatttaatgtgGTAAATCGTGTCACCTCTTCAGATGACAatggatttcatgtttttaaatgtatgttttgtatttaaagtattttggcactcaattaaaaatgagaaaatgttaaATTACAATGACTGTACAGACTTCACTGGCTATGAAATATACTGCTATTCAAGaatgtcttcttttctttcttttggctgcaccatacggcatgcaggatcttagttctctgaccagggatcgaactgaggccccctgaagtggaagcagagtcttaatctctgggcctccagggaattccctcaagaatgctttttcttttctttatctataaaaattTATAATCCATCATCAAATGGATCGGCCCCTGCCTTAGACTCATGAGCACGCAGAAGGTGGAGGAGAGAGGCTATCCGGATCTAAGTGCAGCAGGCTTCACTGAGCACGTCTCACCTTCTAAGACACGTGACTTAGAAGACTTCCTGAGCACGCATCCGCCACCCTGTGACCGAAGCACGAGCTGAACTAGACGTCTCTCACCCGCCACTCACATTTCAACGACTAGTGAGCCAGTAACCGCACAGGTACAGTGTCAGACACTTACTTTACTAGCCTCCTGCAGTGTATCCATCAACTACCTGCATTTGGACTTTTCAAAGAGCTTCATTAGCTGCTGGAATCTTTCTGAGacctgaaaaattttaaatgagggTTAATTGTAAATATCGTAATAATATATTCTgtatctttgatgaatattttcagaaaacatctaaaataaataaatttttaaaaaatttaaaaaataaagtcagccttctgatttgtggaaaaaaaaaaaaaaacacctaaagaCAGAGAAAGCTACTCTTAATAATAATGGTAAAGTAATATTTCGGAAAACAAAATATCTTCATAATAAAGGTAACTGCTATTTAACTTTTCAATATTAAACTTTCTTAAGCAACAAAGCATCATTACAAAATTGCTTGAGGGCAAATAAGTAAATggtaaaatgacagaaaaaagaaTTAGGATTGTTTCAAATTTCTTCCACAATCATCAAGCTTTTAACAGTTCTACATGACGAACGTGAAGAaccaaactcttttttttttttttggccccactgtgcagcttgcaggaccttggctccccagccagggactgaatccacactCTTGGTAatgaaagtacagagtcctatCTACTGGATGACCAAAGAATTCTCCAAAGAGCAATACTTTTAAAGACATTAGCTAATAAAtgtctatatattttaaacacattaaaaataaaatctaagtaTTTACAGTAGTACCATCTGTGAAACAACAGAGATGTAAAATTTGGGTAGTTACCTGATATGGATTTTTATTCAACTTAGCAGCTAAATGAGTAAATGTTTTCAATGATGGCCCTTTTTTCTGACATTCCAATAAAATTTCCCGGTCATCATTTCTGAAGGGGGAAAGAATGTTAGTTTTTGTAGGTTATAacagaaaggtaagaaaaaagtTCACTCTCTTAACATCTACTAATAAGAACTGGCATTTTTGTTAAAActcataaaaaaaggaaaagtgtatATACTAAAATAAAGGACAATGGTTATCTGAGAGATAAGATTATGGATGATTTTAATCTTTGAGTTCATATATATTTCCcaaattttctaaaacaaatacACTAATGTATTCTTCtaatgacaaaaatgaaagattttcttaaaattctaCCTGTAGTGTGTAAATAGTACTTATAAAGTTAAGGCCCAAACATGATCACAGACTTAAAAGGTGAGAAGAACCAAACAGTAATATAGAATTCAGATATTCTAATCCCTAGAGCTCTGCTTTTTCTACATGGTCTGAACCGATGCTTGTTATTACAGTCTCTTGAGATTTTACCACCTACAGGTTACCTGGAATGAAAGCATGGGGGGCTGAGGTATCAAAACTGATCCCAGTTTCAAGAAAATTCAGTGTCATTATACACTCTAGCCAGTCTGGAGACCATGTTCCTCTAGCTTAATGGATTACAACTGTGGTTACCTTTACATCTGAAAGGCGGTCTTtacaactgcattttttttttttaagttcacattaaaatacaacaaaatttaTAAACTTTCTTTTGAAACGTCTAACTTCAGGGGAAAACTCAAATTACGGTCAGTCACACTTTTTTGTCCTGTTCACCACCCGTCATTCCTCctttataaagaaaatgtgtgtacACTAGGTCCCTTACgagtgaaagattttttttttttcattgaaaaagtgagGTTAAAACATAGTGAAAAGTTCTGTCCATCAGGCCAGTACACTTCCCTGGTCAAGGACCACTGCTCTAGACTGTTCTACAGTACAGCTGGGCTGTATCCTAGAGCGTATTTTCTACCAACTTTGGCCACTCTGAAAGTGATCCCTTTCCCTATATTAAGTTGGGATAAAACTATGACATGATAGACTTCTGGAGTCTCAAAACTTCCTGGTGATTTAAAAGTCTCTTAAGATTCTTACCTTGTCCACGAAACTATAATTTCTCCCTTCTTTTTAATAACATTCTTTGCAGAAAGGCTTGTGAAAGAAGTGGCAGGCGCTGCTGATGCATCCTTAGTCCCTGGGCTTTCCTTTAATGATGAGGGGTCTTTAGTTACTGAAGGGGCCTTTTTCTTACTGGCTTTCCTTCGATGAGCATTACCGTTCTCACCAGAGTCTTGGGtaatttttttggtcttttcccTACTGGTTAAGtctgtttcctttctctgttttttttgaGAAGAAGGATTTAGATCAGAaagatttcttctctttttgtgaGGATTATCCAATGTCCCAGGCAACTCTGAACTGTTAGAATTTAATGCTGACTCTGAGTTTAAATCATCCTTTTTCACTTCACCCGAACTGGAAGCTTCCGAGGTTAGATCAATACAGGCCTCCTCAACGACGCATTCCAAAGGCCTGTTCGCCACCTGcacattttcttcctttgagTTATCTTCATCGACACAGATCACCGGACACCCCAAGTCTTCAACAACTATGGCAGGATGGTTACCTTCATTTTTACTGTCACTTGAAACATCTTGTGTCAAATCAATAAAAGTATCAACAGTTTCAGGCTGCATATTGTCTAATACTGGAGCATTTTGATCCACACTACTTCCAGAACATCCCAACTGATCAATATTTAAAACTGTTACTTCTACAAGTTCCCCCAACTTCTTGGTCTCGGTGACTGGATCTTTTGTGAGGTCTATACATGTGTTTGGAAGATGATCCTCAACAGAATGTGGGATTTCTTCCACTGGAGGCAATTCTTCAATGCTTTCAGGCACTTTTGGTTCCCATACTTGATGCAACTTGAAACATTCTTCAGCCTCTTCGGTGCTTTGACTCACTTTACCTGAAGCATCTTTAAGAAATTCATATATGTCAGGAACTTCTGCTTGTATCACACAGTCTTGTTCCTCATGAACTAATCTACCATCAACATTCTTACTGGAATTTTTCAGTTCCTCCTTAAAAAGTCTGTTCTGACATGAAATATATTCTTCCTCCACGGCTGCAtcagctttcttttccattctcgGCAGAGAGTCATCAGCCACTGTACTCTGTACAAGAGTAGGGGAGGTGGATGGTGCCGCTCGCCGAATTTTCACAATGAAGTGATCGTTGGACTTTTCCATTATGACAGCATGCATGGGGAGGTTAGGGTGGTACTGAAAGCCTGGGGCGACAGGCCGGCTTGTCCACGACGAAGAACAACTTGATTTACTGCTTGAATTATCAGACTCCAGGGCTAAATGAATATCCTGTTCAGACGCGTCCTCTTCCTCCAGTAGGGCATCCTCACTAAAATGGGCACTAATAACTTCTTCGGGCGTTGAATTAGACAAAGCTTCTGGCTTTAAAAAACTGAGATGGCCGTCTGACTTCAGAGGCGATGGTACTGTTAAAGAGACGGCTAGATCTTCAAGAAGTATGGAAGAAATGCAGGGCCTGCTCTTTTCTGAACCACATACATTATCTTTACTTAAAGCTAGGTTAGTGGACACTTCAAACATACAATTTTCATCCAACACGTCCGGATGGACTGGCAACGAAAGCCCCGAAGACAGAGACGGACCTTTCTCAGACGACAGCAAGGACCAGTTGTCATCACTGATTATCTTGGGGCAGGGAGAAACCACCCCTGAGACCAGCTCTTCAGCTGTACAGGCGGGTACAGATTCACATTTGAGGCTCTCGAGCAGCTGTTTCTCTGGCGTCTTTAACTCCCACTCACTTTTCTCATTGCAGTTGACACTGTTGTCCAAAAGATCAGAACCTTGCaacaaacttttaaatatttcccCCATCTGTGCATCACTCACTAAATTAAACGTAAGGCTAGATGCCTGCTGTTCAGTAAGAATCTCGAAACTGCGTTCTGGCTTCAAAGGAGCGAGCTGGGATGTCTGGGCATCCTCTGTGGTGCCACCTTCGATTGTTCCTGGCTTTGGGGTGCTCAGGCAGTTTGGTTCCAAGGCGTGCTCTTCAGACTGAGGATTCCTCATACTATCAAAGCAAGTGTTAGTAGTCTTTTTACTGTCATGCTTTACTGTGTTAATATTGGAATTCTTTTGCTCTTGGTGTTTTTCCTCAGATTTTTTACCACCTACTGAAGACTTAGAAGAACCAGGATCTTCTGACTTGGGGGATTTCTCTTTGAACACCTCTTTGCCCAAGCTGTTTGCACGCCCCTTCTGACAGTGTGAAGATCGCGCTTTCTCCTCACTTCTCTTCTCAAGCTTGCCTTCGTCACTGTCACTGCCAACGTTTATGGAGTCACAAAATTTTACAAAGATTTTCTTAAGTTTTGCAAACAAATAGTCGAGTTGTTCATCTACAAatttccacaatttttttttcatatctggtAGCTGCTGCTCAAATAAACGATCCACGATGCCATTCTTTTTAACTTGCTTGAGTTTGGACTCTATAACATCACAGAGACTCTTCTGTAAAGTAGTCACTGACTTAGATATTTTGGACAAGTCCAGGTATTTAATTAGTGATGTAAAACTCAAAATTGCTGACTCAATAATTCTATGAAACTGTATTAATGAAAATTTTACcttgaatttcatgtaatttttccTTACATGTTTTCTTATCATTCGTAACATGTGCATAATCTCTCGGACAGAAGAGGGTGTGACAATGATTGGAACTATTTTCTCCAGGCTGGAAGTGCTCATTgacctctctttcttctctgtttttgaAGATCTGCTAGATTCACTTCGTCTTCTGTCCCATCTGCTTTTGGTCTGATGCGTTTTCATAGAGGGTGTCTTCCTGTTGTCTTTATCCAAACGCACAGAGCTGCTCCTGCTTTCTGGGCCAGTTTTTGTCTTCTTCACTTCCGCAGAACCTCTTGGCTTGGCACTTTTGTCAAAACTTCTTTGTGGTTCAGGTTTTTCGCTGTCACTGATAATTTCTCCTTCTTCTAATTCATCTAAAGATGAATTCTTGTGGGAGTCTGCTTCTGCAAATTTGTCAGATTTGCATATTGGCTTTTGATTTTCCTTGTTGAGATCAGACTGACTCGTGGAGGTAGAATGAGCTGAATTTGGTAGAAACACATCTGTGAAAGAGAAAAGCATATTATTGCCACATGACCAATGAGTGTTTATCATTTAACATTTCCACATTAAATATAACAAGAAATTAAATGTTGAggcaatttattattttaatagctttaaaaaaaaaaagcagaatgttAATGTCTAACACTTATCATATGATTCATCTTTACTGGTCTGAGAAGGTGCCTGACAATAATGATACTGCACAGTCTGATCATTTGGGTAGCCAGCAAAACCAACTGTTCAAGTTTCTTGATGTTAGCAGCATCATCTACTCTATGCCATTTGATGGTGATTTTGAAACAAGAAAGTATCTGAAAACAGGCAAAGAATATTTGAAACAATCTGTCCTACCATTCTCTTTTTCATATAAATAAGCATTACCTAAACCTAACCTAAAGGCTCAATGTACATTACTAGTTAACCACAGAGGTGTGAACACTAGCTATATTATCAAATAAGAAGCACTAATTCATCTTGCTGGTGTAGTTTACATTCTCACATAAAGGTAAGCTATAGGAGAGAATATAAAGTATTACCTTTATGACTGTTATTATATAATGGAACTTGAGATGTACTTTCCAGTCTAAGAACTTTTGCTACAGGTCTCACTGGACTATTCAGAGGACTGATGGCTTCTGGAATGGGTCTCAGCTGATTAAAGTCAATGCTCAGAACTGAGTTCTCATCATCATGATACACTGAGTTTGTTTCACCAACTTCCATTCTGTCATCCATTAACTCAGTCTGCTGAAGTGAAGACTCTGGAGTCTCTTTAGGTAAGCAAGGATCCAAATGACAAGACTTATTCTCAACTAGTGGTGGGTCTACAAGAGAAGGCTCAAGTTTTGGTGTACCACCTTCTGAAAGGACAGATGGCAGAATGCCAGTTCCTCCAACTGAAGGCTGCAAAATGCTTTCACTGGATTTGGTCACGTTTGTTGAAAATGCCT comes from Dama dama isolate Ldn47 chromosome 28, ASM3311817v1, whole genome shotgun sequence and encodes:
- the CASP8AP2 gene encoding CASP8-associated protein 2 isoform X2; translation: MAADDDNGDGTSLFDVFSASPLKNNDEGSLDIYAGLDSAGSDSASKSSVPSRNCLDLYEEILTEEGTAKEATYNDLQAEYGKCQLQMKELMKKFKEIQTQNFSLKNENQSLKKNISALIKTARVEINRKDEEINNLHQRLSEFPHFRNNHKAPRTSDLVKTKDLKSRSPHLDDSSKTDHRVKSDVSKDVHYSTSLPNHEKEGKSHCEKKSTLHLPTSVEKHSTNGIWSRFHYQVGESSSNEDHRRGRRDSRHSQYNRGTDRIRKDLSAGYGDGEPRVTEASQRPQGHPEKHGKGEPKAESKTAKLKSNTDLDHKNERISSSWEKESARDKSHTRLESQSDKKLERQSERSQNVNRKELKSQDKEERKVDQKSKSVVKGQDHWRRSERAVLPHSKTELAKSSHNSGKYHVEERRGWEDCKRVRAVSNHSFQEGRCPSSLLASRTHKHTDSTEADAGHQRESAAFRAERHRTEEKRKRERESREENKHVRNEERAPPGHLQRTDRESKKTTAGLKRQKEPKHDKGDVSNSDVTEGADSKQPAVRAESAPNEPQSKDLKLSFMEKLNLTLSPAKKQPVSQESQHTIIDTPPSCDLRASESLVQAQTVACVPSVCEHSTEETKSESPGPKDALRAVSEPRTSISEPKVEGNSLSVASVENTVPSDTPMCGTETSFSAPVETEPTESSLSPSAAVEQAVTGARAAAPVITDTPQTNGPQNVGLELDSKTNSDLNSCSISEETEMKEAFSTNVTKSSESILQPSVGGTGILPSVLSEGGTPKLEPSLVDPPLVENKSCHLDPCLPKETPESSLQQTELMDDRMEVGETNSVYHDDENSVLSIDFNQLRPIPEAISPLNSPVRPVAKVLRLESTSQVPLYNNSHKDVFLPNSAHSTSTSQSDLNKENQKPICKSDKFAEADSHKNSSLDELEEGEIISDSEKPEPQRSFDKSAKPRGSAEVKKTKTGPESRSSSVRLDKDNRKTPSMKTHQTKSRWDRRRSESSRSSKTEKKERSMSTSSLEKIVPIIVTPSSVREIMHMLRMIRKHVRKNYMKFKVKFSLIQFHRIIESAILSFTSLIKYLDLSKISKSVTTLQKSLCDVIESKLKQVKKNGIVDRLFEQQLPDMKKKLWKFVDEQLDYLFAKLKKIFVKFCDSINVGSDSDEGKLEKRSEEKARSSHCQKGRANSLGKEVFKEKSPKSEDPGSSKSSVGGKKSEEKHQEQKNSNINTVKHDSKKTTNTCFDSMRNPQSEEHALEPNCLSTPKPGTIEGGTTEDAQTSQLAPLKPERSFEILTEQQASSLTFNLVSDAQMGEIFKSLLQGSDLLDNSVNCNEKSEWELKTPEKQLLESLKCESVPACTAEELVSGVVSPCPKIISDDNWSLLSSEKGPSLSSGLSLPVHPDVLDENCMFEVSTNLALSKDNVCGSEKSRPCISSILLEDLAVSLTVPSPLKSDGHLSFLKPEALSNSTPEEVISAHFSEDALLEEEDASEQDIHLALESDNSSSKSSCSSSWTSRPVAPGFQYHPNLPMHAVIMEKSNDHFIVKIRRAAPSTSPTLVQSTVADDSLPRMEKKADAAVEEEYISCQNRLFKEELKNSSKNVDGRLVHEEQDCVIQAEVPDIYEFLKDASGKVSQSTEEAEECFKLHQVWEPKVPESIEELPPVEEIPHSVEDHLPNTCIDLTKDPVTETKKLGELVEVTVLNIDQLGCSGSSVDQNAPVLDNMQPETVDTFIDLTQDVSSDSKNEGNHPAIVVEDLGCPVICVDEDNSKEENVQVANRPLECVVEEACIDLTSEASSSGEVKKDDLNSESALNSNSSELPGTLDNPHKKRRNLSDLNPSSQKKQRKETDLTSREKTKKITQDSGENGNAHRRKASKKKAPSVTKDPSSLKESPGTKDASAAPATSFTSLSAKNVIKKKGEIIVSWTRNDDREILLECQKKGPSLKTFTHLAAKLNKNPYQVSERFQQLMKLFEKSKCR
- the CASP8AP2 gene encoding CASP8-associated protein 2 isoform X1; its protein translation is MRVWRLSKRNRIMAADDDNGDGTSLFDVFSASPLKNNDEGSLDIYAGLDSAGSDSASKSSVPSRNCLDLYEEILTEEGTAKEATYNDLQAEYGKCQLQMKELMKKFKEIQTQNFSLKNENQSLKKNISALIKTARVEINRKDEEINNLHQRLSEFPHFRNNHKAPRTSDLVKTKDLKSRSPHLDDSSKTDHRVKSDVSKDVHYSTSLPNHEKEGKSHCEKKSTLHLPTSVEKHSTNGIWSRFHYQVGESSSNEDHRRGRRDSRHSQYNRGTDRIRKDLSAGYGDGEPRVTEASQRPQGHPEKHGKGEPKAESKTAKLKSNTDLDHKNERISSSWEKESARDKSHTRLESQSDKKLERQSERSQNVNRKELKSQDKEERKVDQKSKSVVKGQDHWRRSERAVLPHSKTELAKSSHNSGKYHVEERRGWEDCKRVRAVSNHSFQEGRCPSSLLASRTHKHTDSTEADAGHQRESAAFRAERHRTEEKRKRERESREENKHVRNEERAPPGHLQRTDRESKKTTAGLKRQKEPKHDKGDVSNSDVTEGADSKQPAVRAESAPNEPQSKDLKLSFMEKLNLTLSPAKKQPVSQESQHTIIDTPPSCDLRASESLVQAQTVACVPSVCEHSTEETKSESPGPKDALRAVSEPRTSISEPKVEGNSLSVASVENTVPSDTPMCGTETSFSAPVETEPTESSLSPSAAVEQAVTGARAAAPVITDTPQTNGPQNVGLELDSKTNSDLNSCSISEETEMKEAFSTNVTKSSESILQPSVGGTGILPSVLSEGGTPKLEPSLVDPPLVENKSCHLDPCLPKETPESSLQQTELMDDRMEVGETNSVYHDDENSVLSIDFNQLRPIPEAISPLNSPVRPVAKVLRLESTSQVPLYNNSHKDVFLPNSAHSTSTSQSDLNKENQKPICKSDKFAEADSHKNSSLDELEEGEIISDSEKPEPQRSFDKSAKPRGSAEVKKTKTGPESRSSSVRLDKDNRKTPSMKTHQTKSRWDRRRSESSRSSKTEKKERSMSTSSLEKIVPIIVTPSSVREIMHMLRMIRKHVRKNYMKFKVKFSLIQFHRIIESAILSFTSLIKYLDLSKISKSVTTLQKSLCDVIESKLKQVKKNGIVDRLFEQQLPDMKKKLWKFVDEQLDYLFAKLKKIFVKFCDSINVGSDSDEGKLEKRSEEKARSSHCQKGRANSLGKEVFKEKSPKSEDPGSSKSSVGGKKSEEKHQEQKNSNINTVKHDSKKTTNTCFDSMRNPQSEEHALEPNCLSTPKPGTIEGGTTEDAQTSQLAPLKPERSFEILTEQQASSLTFNLVSDAQMGEIFKSLLQGSDLLDNSVNCNEKSEWELKTPEKQLLESLKCESVPACTAEELVSGVVSPCPKIISDDNWSLLSSEKGPSLSSGLSLPVHPDVLDENCMFEVSTNLALSKDNVCGSEKSRPCISSILLEDLAVSLTVPSPLKSDGHLSFLKPEALSNSTPEEVISAHFSEDALLEEEDASEQDIHLALESDNSSSKSSCSSSWTSRPVAPGFQYHPNLPMHAVIMEKSNDHFIVKIRRAAPSTSPTLVQSTVADDSLPRMEKKADAAVEEEYISCQNRLFKEELKNSSKNVDGRLVHEEQDCVIQAEVPDIYEFLKDASGKVSQSTEEAEECFKLHQVWEPKVPESIEELPPVEEIPHSVEDHLPNTCIDLTKDPVTETKKLGELVEVTVLNIDQLGCSGSSVDQNAPVLDNMQPETVDTFIDLTQDVSSDSKNEGNHPAIVVEDLGCPVICVDEDNSKEENVQVANRPLECVVEEACIDLTSEASSSGEVKKDDLNSESALNSNSSELPGTLDNPHKKRRNLSDLNPSSQKKQRKETDLTSREKTKKITQDSGENGNAHRRKASKKKAPSVTKDPSSLKESPGTKDASAAPATSFTSLSAKNVIKKKGEIIVSWTRNDDREILLECQKKGPSLKTFTHLAAKLNKNPYQVSERFQQLMKLFEKSKCR